The following are encoded together in the Panthera leo isolate Ple1 chromosome B4, P.leo_Ple1_pat1.1, whole genome shotgun sequence genome:
- the GTSE1 gene encoding G2 and S phase-expressed protein 1 isoform X2, with the protein MEAPKKDDILLLADEKFDFDLSLSSSSANEDDEVFFGPVGHKERCVAASLELNHHVPEEPLLPGSEGHFTWSPLTGEKFVEVYTEAHLLALQIESKSKNKAAQAARPEDLWSQSVERFIQESKLKINLFEKEMEMRKSPRSLKRETYYLSDSPLRAPLSQTPLGAAPAQAGHAQTQGPLHSPRSSLPVEPGAAPPPNQAGPQKKVISQLPMKRIPASPSGVRNLNEKESRGAVPPDKSSAAREGASLPVGGSHLVQGKRSLPVLSKLGPKRTLLKPRGCAGGLSRTSSSSGSVSGGISSVCASPATCRAKSSEPASFPANSSPPVSRSSQSGRVGPAVSRQSLQGGPGGASCRRSKRTSAAEVTREPAKALTPAAVAQAPTLEQGGPGLSSHSSWSPPSPLNTAGSARGRDSRLPCRTKAMPTPTSHFKVPKFSTGEPADSAVPKSCRAQRPYSCTSVGRVVVHSTPAGRSSGLASPGHLSGMTTPVSTRRGSALPTPASRRLSSLPRVTPKTVPRALASPLCVSAPRLSSELRKKCAARAAPTGASRSEAASRREDSSSDGSCSPPSAVPQALNFSPEKSDLAVPKSVTAEGVLAAAQPPEDTRPREAILVDLRLEQLAITPKAEGPALVSPPLVDLCSTPGASVAPGSEGRPLIDLLINTPDMNRTTTSKPLHEVAQLIDLTSPLIQLSPEADKENVDSPLLKF; encoded by the exons ATGGAGGCTCCCAAGAAGGATG ACATTCTTCTCCTGGCCGATGAAAAGTTTGACTTCGATCTTTCACTGTCTTCTTCAAG tgcaAATGAAGATGATGAAGTCTTCTTTGGACCCGTGGGCCATAAAGAAAGATGTGTCGCTGCCAGCTTAGAGTTAAATCACCACGTTCCCGAAGAACCGCTTCTGCCAGGCTCGGAAGGTCACTTCACCTGGAGCCCTCTCACTGGGGAGAAGTTTGTGGAAGTGTACACGGAGGCTCACTTGCTGGCCTTACAGAtcgaaagcaaaagcaaaaacaaggcAGCCCAAGCGGCCAGGCCCGAAGACCTTTGGAGCCAGAGCGTGGAGAGATTTATCCAGGAAtcgaaattaaaaataaacctgtttgagaaagaaatggaaatgaggaAGAGCCCCAGGTCACTGAAGAGGGAGACATATTACCTGTCGGACAGCCCCTTGAGGGCACCGCTGAGCCAGACCCCCTTGGGGGCAGCTCCCGCCCAGGCCGGCCACGCCCAGACGCAGGGACCGCTGCACTCGCCTCGCTCTTCCTTGCCGGTGGAACCCGGTGCTGCTCCCCCGCCAAACCAGGCAGGGCCTCAGAAAAAGGTCATCAGCCAGTTG CCTATGAAAAGGATACCAGCTAGCCCTTCCGGCGTGAGAAACCTAAATGAGAAGGAATCCCGCGGGGCCGTGCCCCCTGACAAATCCAGTGCTGCCCGGGAGGGCGCCAGCTTGCCGGTGGGGGGCAGCCACTTGGTCCAAGGCAAGCGATCGCTCCCTGTCCTGAGCAAG TTGGGGCCGAAGAGGACCCTGTTAAAACCACGTGGGTGTGCTGGCGGTCTTTCAAGGACGTCGTCTTCCTCAGGGTCTGTTTCTGGTGGGATTTCCAGTGTGTGTGCTTCTCCGGCCACCTGCAGAG CTAAATCAAGTGAACCTGCAAGTTTTCCTGCGAACAGTTCCCCGCCTGTGTCACGCAGCAGCCAGTCAGGCAGAGTGGGACCTGCTGTGTCCCGGCAGTCCCTGCAGGGAGGCCCTGGGGGTGCGTCCTGCAGAAGGAGTAAACGGACCTCGGCTGCGGAGGTGACAAGGGAGCCAGCCAAGGCGCTCACCCCCGCGGCTGTCGCCCAAGCCCCGACTCTGGAACAGGGAGGCCCGGGGCTGAGCTCTCATTCCAGCTGGTCGCCGCCGTCTCCGTTGAATACGGCCGGGAGTGCGAGAGGGCGTGATTCCCGGCTACCCTGCAGGACAAAGGCGATGCCCACCCCAACAAGTCACTTTAAGGTCCCCAAGTTTTCTACTG GTGAGCCTGCAGACAGTGCAGTGCCAAAGTCCTGTCGGGCACAGAGGCCGTATTCTTGCACATCAGTGGGAAG GGTAGTTGTCCACAGCACTCCTGCTGGACGCTCATCCGGGCTGGCCTCACCAGGACATTTAAGCGGTATGACGACCCCTGTGAGTACGAGGCGTGGGTCAGCCTTGCCCACGCCCGCCAGCCGTCGGCTCTCCAGCCTTCCACGGGTGACCCCTAAAACTGTGCCCAGAGCTCTggcttctcccctgtgtgtgtctgcTCCGCGGCTTTCCTCTGAACTCCGGAAAAAATGTGCGGCGAG AGCCGCGCCAACCGGGGCGAGCAGGAGCGAGGCTGCCTCCAGGCGCGAGGACTCGTCGTCTGATGGGTCCTGTTCCCCCCCGTCGGCTGTGCCACAGGCACTTAACTTTTCTCCTGAAAAGAGCGACTTGGCTGTTCCAAAAAGCGTCACTGCAGAAGGAGTGCTAGCTGCGGCCCAGCCACCCGAAGACACACGCCCTCGTGAG GCGATTCTTGTGGATCTTAGACTGGAGCAACTTGCCATCACTCCGAAAGCTGAGGGCCCGGCCCTCGTCAGCCCCCCTCTTGTGGACCTGTGCAGTACTCCAGGAGCAAGCGTGGCTCCGGGCTCTGAAGGCAGACCTCTGATTGACCTGCTGATCAACACTCCGGACATGAACAGAACCACCACGTCCAAGCCTCTCCACGAGGTGGCACAG CTGATAGACTTGACTTCTCCTCTGATCCAGCTGAGTCCCGAGGCTGACAAGGAAAATGTTGATTCGCCACTTCTCAAGTTCTGA
- the GTSE1 gene encoding G2 and S phase-expressed protein 1 isoform X3, whose product MEAPKKDDILLLADEKFDFDLSLSSSSANEDDEVFFGPVGHKERCVAASLELNHHVPEEPLLPGSEGHFTWSPLTGEKFVEVYTEAHLLALQIESKSKNKAAQAARPEDLWSQSVERFIQESKLKINLFEKEMEMRKSPRSLKRETYYLSDSPLRAPLSQTPLGAAPAQAGHAQTQGPLHSPRSSLPVEPGAAPPPNQAGPQKKVISQLVRPRASSVRGKNIHAAAEQLGPKRTLLKPRGCAGGLSRTSSSSGSVSGGISSVCASPATCRAKSSEPASFPANSSPPVSRSSQSGRVGPAVSRQSLQGGPGGASCRRSKRTSAAEVTREPAKALTPAAVAQAPTLEQGGPGLSSHSSWSPPSPLNTAGSARGRDSRLPCRTKAMPTPTSHFKVPKFSTGEPADSAVPKSCRAQRPYSCTSVGRVVVHSTPAGRSSGLASPGHLSGMTTPVSTRRGSALPTPASRRLSSLPRVTPKTVPRALASPLCVSAPRLSSELRKKCAARAAPTGASRSEAASRREDSSSDGSCSPPSAVPQALNFSPEKSDLAVPKSVTAEGVLAAAQPPEDTRPREAILVDLRLEQLAITPKAEGPALVSPPLVDLCSTPGASVAPGSEGRPLIDLLINTPDMNRTTTSKPLHEVAQLIDLTSPLIQLSPEADKENVDSPLLKF is encoded by the exons ATGGAGGCTCCCAAGAAGGATG ACATTCTTCTCCTGGCCGATGAAAAGTTTGACTTCGATCTTTCACTGTCTTCTTCAAG tgcaAATGAAGATGATGAAGTCTTCTTTGGACCCGTGGGCCATAAAGAAAGATGTGTCGCTGCCAGCTTAGAGTTAAATCACCACGTTCCCGAAGAACCGCTTCTGCCAGGCTCGGAAGGTCACTTCACCTGGAGCCCTCTCACTGGGGAGAAGTTTGTGGAAGTGTACACGGAGGCTCACTTGCTGGCCTTACAGAtcgaaagcaaaagcaaaaacaaggcAGCCCAAGCGGCCAGGCCCGAAGACCTTTGGAGCCAGAGCGTGGAGAGATTTATCCAGGAAtcgaaattaaaaataaacctgtttgagaaagaaatggaaatgaggaAGAGCCCCAGGTCACTGAAGAGGGAGACATATTACCTGTCGGACAGCCCCTTGAGGGCACCGCTGAGCCAGACCCCCTTGGGGGCAGCTCCCGCCCAGGCCGGCCACGCCCAGACGCAGGGACCGCTGCACTCGCCTCGCTCTTCCTTGCCGGTGGAACCCGGTGCTGCTCCCCCGCCAAACCAGGCAGGGCCTCAGAAAAAGGTCATCAGCCAGTTGGTACGGCCCCGAGCTTCGTCTGTGAGAGGGAAAAACATTCATGCGGCCGCGGAGCAG TTGGGGCCGAAGAGGACCCTGTTAAAACCACGTGGGTGTGCTGGCGGTCTTTCAAGGACGTCGTCTTCCTCAGGGTCTGTTTCTGGTGGGATTTCCAGTGTGTGTGCTTCTCCGGCCACCTGCAGAG CTAAATCAAGTGAACCTGCAAGTTTTCCTGCGAACAGTTCCCCGCCTGTGTCACGCAGCAGCCAGTCAGGCAGAGTGGGACCTGCTGTGTCCCGGCAGTCCCTGCAGGGAGGCCCTGGGGGTGCGTCCTGCAGAAGGAGTAAACGGACCTCGGCTGCGGAGGTGACAAGGGAGCCAGCCAAGGCGCTCACCCCCGCGGCTGTCGCCCAAGCCCCGACTCTGGAACAGGGAGGCCCGGGGCTGAGCTCTCATTCCAGCTGGTCGCCGCCGTCTCCGTTGAATACGGCCGGGAGTGCGAGAGGGCGTGATTCCCGGCTACCCTGCAGGACAAAGGCGATGCCCACCCCAACAAGTCACTTTAAGGTCCCCAAGTTTTCTACTG GTGAGCCTGCAGACAGTGCAGTGCCAAAGTCCTGTCGGGCACAGAGGCCGTATTCTTGCACATCAGTGGGAAG GGTAGTTGTCCACAGCACTCCTGCTGGACGCTCATCCGGGCTGGCCTCACCAGGACATTTAAGCGGTATGACGACCCCTGTGAGTACGAGGCGTGGGTCAGCCTTGCCCACGCCCGCCAGCCGTCGGCTCTCCAGCCTTCCACGGGTGACCCCTAAAACTGTGCCCAGAGCTCTggcttctcccctgtgtgtgtctgcTCCGCGGCTTTCCTCTGAACTCCGGAAAAAATGTGCGGCGAG AGCCGCGCCAACCGGGGCGAGCAGGAGCGAGGCTGCCTCCAGGCGCGAGGACTCGTCGTCTGATGGGTCCTGTTCCCCCCCGTCGGCTGTGCCACAGGCACTTAACTTTTCTCCTGAAAAGAGCGACTTGGCTGTTCCAAAAAGCGTCACTGCAGAAGGAGTGCTAGCTGCGGCCCAGCCACCCGAAGACACACGCCCTCGTGAG GCGATTCTTGTGGATCTTAGACTGGAGCAACTTGCCATCACTCCGAAAGCTGAGGGCCCGGCCCTCGTCAGCCCCCCTCTTGTGGACCTGTGCAGTACTCCAGGAGCAAGCGTGGCTCCGGGCTCTGAAGGCAGACCTCTGATTGACCTGCTGATCAACACTCCGGACATGAACAGAACCACCACGTCCAAGCCTCTCCACGAGGTGGCACAG CTGATAGACTTGACTTCTCCTCTGATCCAGCTGAGTCCCGAGGCTGACAAGGAAAATGTTGATTCGCCACTTCTCAAGTTCTGA
- the GTSE1 gene encoding G2 and S phase-expressed protein 1 isoform X1, which translates to MEAPKKDDILLLADEKFDFDLSLSSSSANEDDEVFFGPVGHKERCVAASLELNHHVPEEPLLPGSEGHFTWSPLTGEKFVEVYTEAHLLALQIESKSKNKAAQAARPEDLWSQSVERFIQESKLKINLFEKEMEMRKSPRSLKRETYYLSDSPLRAPLSQTPLGAAPAQAGHAQTQGPLHSPRSSLPVEPGAAPPPNQAGPQKKVISQLVRPRASSVRGKNIHAAAEQPMKRIPASPSGVRNLNEKESRGAVPPDKSSAAREGASLPVGGSHLVQGKRSLPVLSKLGPKRTLLKPRGCAGGLSRTSSSSGSVSGGISSVCASPATCRAKSSEPASFPANSSPPVSRSSQSGRVGPAVSRQSLQGGPGGASCRRSKRTSAAEVTREPAKALTPAAVAQAPTLEQGGPGLSSHSSWSPPSPLNTAGSARGRDSRLPCRTKAMPTPTSHFKVPKFSTGEPADSAVPKSCRAQRPYSCTSVGRVVVHSTPAGRSSGLASPGHLSGMTTPVSTRRGSALPTPASRRLSSLPRVTPKTVPRALASPLCVSAPRLSSELRKKCAARAAPTGASRSEAASRREDSSSDGSCSPPSAVPQALNFSPEKSDLAVPKSVTAEGVLAAAQPPEDTRPREAILVDLRLEQLAITPKAEGPALVSPPLVDLCSTPGASVAPGSEGRPLIDLLINTPDMNRTTTSKPLHEVAQLIDLTSPLIQLSPEADKENVDSPLLKF; encoded by the exons ATGGAGGCTCCCAAGAAGGATG ACATTCTTCTCCTGGCCGATGAAAAGTTTGACTTCGATCTTTCACTGTCTTCTTCAAG tgcaAATGAAGATGATGAAGTCTTCTTTGGACCCGTGGGCCATAAAGAAAGATGTGTCGCTGCCAGCTTAGAGTTAAATCACCACGTTCCCGAAGAACCGCTTCTGCCAGGCTCGGAAGGTCACTTCACCTGGAGCCCTCTCACTGGGGAGAAGTTTGTGGAAGTGTACACGGAGGCTCACTTGCTGGCCTTACAGAtcgaaagcaaaagcaaaaacaaggcAGCCCAAGCGGCCAGGCCCGAAGACCTTTGGAGCCAGAGCGTGGAGAGATTTATCCAGGAAtcgaaattaaaaataaacctgtttgagaaagaaatggaaatgaggaAGAGCCCCAGGTCACTGAAGAGGGAGACATATTACCTGTCGGACAGCCCCTTGAGGGCACCGCTGAGCCAGACCCCCTTGGGGGCAGCTCCCGCCCAGGCCGGCCACGCCCAGACGCAGGGACCGCTGCACTCGCCTCGCTCTTCCTTGCCGGTGGAACCCGGTGCTGCTCCCCCGCCAAACCAGGCAGGGCCTCAGAAAAAGGTCATCAGCCAGTTGGTACGGCCCCGAGCTTCGTCTGTGAGAGGGAAAAACATTCATGCGGCCGCGGAGCAG CCTATGAAAAGGATACCAGCTAGCCCTTCCGGCGTGAGAAACCTAAATGAGAAGGAATCCCGCGGGGCCGTGCCCCCTGACAAATCCAGTGCTGCCCGGGAGGGCGCCAGCTTGCCGGTGGGGGGCAGCCACTTGGTCCAAGGCAAGCGATCGCTCCCTGTCCTGAGCAAG TTGGGGCCGAAGAGGACCCTGTTAAAACCACGTGGGTGTGCTGGCGGTCTTTCAAGGACGTCGTCTTCCTCAGGGTCTGTTTCTGGTGGGATTTCCAGTGTGTGTGCTTCTCCGGCCACCTGCAGAG CTAAATCAAGTGAACCTGCAAGTTTTCCTGCGAACAGTTCCCCGCCTGTGTCACGCAGCAGCCAGTCAGGCAGAGTGGGACCTGCTGTGTCCCGGCAGTCCCTGCAGGGAGGCCCTGGGGGTGCGTCCTGCAGAAGGAGTAAACGGACCTCGGCTGCGGAGGTGACAAGGGAGCCAGCCAAGGCGCTCACCCCCGCGGCTGTCGCCCAAGCCCCGACTCTGGAACAGGGAGGCCCGGGGCTGAGCTCTCATTCCAGCTGGTCGCCGCCGTCTCCGTTGAATACGGCCGGGAGTGCGAGAGGGCGTGATTCCCGGCTACCCTGCAGGACAAAGGCGATGCCCACCCCAACAAGTCACTTTAAGGTCCCCAAGTTTTCTACTG GTGAGCCTGCAGACAGTGCAGTGCCAAAGTCCTGTCGGGCACAGAGGCCGTATTCTTGCACATCAGTGGGAAG GGTAGTTGTCCACAGCACTCCTGCTGGACGCTCATCCGGGCTGGCCTCACCAGGACATTTAAGCGGTATGACGACCCCTGTGAGTACGAGGCGTGGGTCAGCCTTGCCCACGCCCGCCAGCCGTCGGCTCTCCAGCCTTCCACGGGTGACCCCTAAAACTGTGCCCAGAGCTCTggcttctcccctgtgtgtgtctgcTCCGCGGCTTTCCTCTGAACTCCGGAAAAAATGTGCGGCGAG AGCCGCGCCAACCGGGGCGAGCAGGAGCGAGGCTGCCTCCAGGCGCGAGGACTCGTCGTCTGATGGGTCCTGTTCCCCCCCGTCGGCTGTGCCACAGGCACTTAACTTTTCTCCTGAAAAGAGCGACTTGGCTGTTCCAAAAAGCGTCACTGCAGAAGGAGTGCTAGCTGCGGCCCAGCCACCCGAAGACACACGCCCTCGTGAG GCGATTCTTGTGGATCTTAGACTGGAGCAACTTGCCATCACTCCGAAAGCTGAGGGCCCGGCCCTCGTCAGCCCCCCTCTTGTGGACCTGTGCAGTACTCCAGGAGCAAGCGTGGCTCCGGGCTCTGAAGGCAGACCTCTGATTGACCTGCTGATCAACACTCCGGACATGAACAGAACCACCACGTCCAAGCCTCTCCACGAGGTGGCACAG CTGATAGACTTGACTTCTCCTCTGATCCAGCTGAGTCCCGAGGCTGACAAGGAAAATGTTGATTCGCCACTTCTCAAGTTCTGA
- the GTSE1 gene encoding G2 and S phase-expressed protein 1 isoform X4 yields MEAPKKDDILLLADEKFDFDLSLSSSSANEDDEVFFGPVGHKERCVAASLELNHHVPEEPLLPGSEGHFTWSPLTGEKFVEVYTEAHLLALQIESKSKNKAAQAARPEDLWSQSVERFIQESKLKINLFEKEMEMRKSPRSLKRETYYLSDSPLRAPLSQTPLGAAPAQAGHAQTQGPLHSPRSSLPVEPGAAPPPNQAGPQKKVISQLVRPRASSVRGKNIHAAAEQPMKRIPASPSGVRNLNEKESRGAVPPDKSSAAREGASLPVGGSHLVQGKRSLPVLSKLGPKRTLLKPRGCAGGLSRTSSSSGSVSGGISSVCASPATCRGEPADSAVPKSCRAQRPYSCTSVGRVVVHSTPAGRSSGLASPGHLSGMTTPVSTRRGSALPTPASRRLSSLPRVTPKTVPRALASPLCVSAPRLSSELRKKCAARAAPTGASRSEAASRREDSSSDGSCSPPSAVPQALNFSPEKSDLAVPKSVTAEGVLAAAQPPEDTRPREAILVDLRLEQLAITPKAEGPALVSPPLVDLCSTPGASVAPGSEGRPLIDLLINTPDMNRTTTSKPLHEVAQLIDLTSPLIQLSPEADKENVDSPLLKF; encoded by the exons ATGGAGGCTCCCAAGAAGGATG ACATTCTTCTCCTGGCCGATGAAAAGTTTGACTTCGATCTTTCACTGTCTTCTTCAAG tgcaAATGAAGATGATGAAGTCTTCTTTGGACCCGTGGGCCATAAAGAAAGATGTGTCGCTGCCAGCTTAGAGTTAAATCACCACGTTCCCGAAGAACCGCTTCTGCCAGGCTCGGAAGGTCACTTCACCTGGAGCCCTCTCACTGGGGAGAAGTTTGTGGAAGTGTACACGGAGGCTCACTTGCTGGCCTTACAGAtcgaaagcaaaagcaaaaacaaggcAGCCCAAGCGGCCAGGCCCGAAGACCTTTGGAGCCAGAGCGTGGAGAGATTTATCCAGGAAtcgaaattaaaaataaacctgtttgagaaagaaatggaaatgaggaAGAGCCCCAGGTCACTGAAGAGGGAGACATATTACCTGTCGGACAGCCCCTTGAGGGCACCGCTGAGCCAGACCCCCTTGGGGGCAGCTCCCGCCCAGGCCGGCCACGCCCAGACGCAGGGACCGCTGCACTCGCCTCGCTCTTCCTTGCCGGTGGAACCCGGTGCTGCTCCCCCGCCAAACCAGGCAGGGCCTCAGAAAAAGGTCATCAGCCAGTTGGTACGGCCCCGAGCTTCGTCTGTGAGAGGGAAAAACATTCATGCGGCCGCGGAGCAG CCTATGAAAAGGATACCAGCTAGCCCTTCCGGCGTGAGAAACCTAAATGAGAAGGAATCCCGCGGGGCCGTGCCCCCTGACAAATCCAGTGCTGCCCGGGAGGGCGCCAGCTTGCCGGTGGGGGGCAGCCACTTGGTCCAAGGCAAGCGATCGCTCCCTGTCCTGAGCAAG TTGGGGCCGAAGAGGACCCTGTTAAAACCACGTGGGTGTGCTGGCGGTCTTTCAAGGACGTCGTCTTCCTCAGGGTCTGTTTCTGGTGGGATTTCCAGTGTGTGTGCTTCTCCGGCCACCTGCAGAG GTGAGCCTGCAGACAGTGCAGTGCCAAAGTCCTGTCGGGCACAGAGGCCGTATTCTTGCACATCAGTGGGAAG GGTAGTTGTCCACAGCACTCCTGCTGGACGCTCATCCGGGCTGGCCTCACCAGGACATTTAAGCGGTATGACGACCCCTGTGAGTACGAGGCGTGGGTCAGCCTTGCCCACGCCCGCCAGCCGTCGGCTCTCCAGCCTTCCACGGGTGACCCCTAAAACTGTGCCCAGAGCTCTggcttctcccctgtgtgtgtctgcTCCGCGGCTTTCCTCTGAACTCCGGAAAAAATGTGCGGCGAG AGCCGCGCCAACCGGGGCGAGCAGGAGCGAGGCTGCCTCCAGGCGCGAGGACTCGTCGTCTGATGGGTCCTGTTCCCCCCCGTCGGCTGTGCCACAGGCACTTAACTTTTCTCCTGAAAAGAGCGACTTGGCTGTTCCAAAAAGCGTCACTGCAGAAGGAGTGCTAGCTGCGGCCCAGCCACCCGAAGACACACGCCCTCGTGAG GCGATTCTTGTGGATCTTAGACTGGAGCAACTTGCCATCACTCCGAAAGCTGAGGGCCCGGCCCTCGTCAGCCCCCCTCTTGTGGACCTGTGCAGTACTCCAGGAGCAAGCGTGGCTCCGGGCTCTGAAGGCAGACCTCTGATTGACCTGCTGATCAACACTCCGGACATGAACAGAACCACCACGTCCAAGCCTCTCCACGAGGTGGCACAG CTGATAGACTTGACTTCTCCTCTGATCCAGCTGAGTCCCGAGGCTGACAAGGAAAATGTTGATTCGCCACTTCTCAAGTTCTGA